The region GGCAGCGGATATCAGGAACACCTTTCTTTCCTTCGGAATTCCTGCCGCAGCGCCGGGCCTTGCCTGGGACCAGGTCCTTATGACCACCCAGAGTGATAAAAAGACGGAAGCCGGCGTCATCCGTTTTGTCCTGCTTAATTCCATTGGTCAGGCTTATGTGGACAAGACTGTCACGGCAGATGAGATGAAGGCCGGTTTTGATGTGATAGGAGGACAGGCATAATGACAAAACAGAAGCAATCCCTGATTATCAGCTTCCTGATTGGCTTCGCCATTCTGGCCGGCCTGGACCAGTGGACCAAGGGACTGGCCGTCCAATCCTTAAAGGGGCAGAAGCCTTTTGTTATCTGGAATGGTGTATTCGAGTTCTACTATTCGGAGAACAGGGGCGCTGCATTCGGGATGATGCAGGAGAAGCAGCTTTTCTTCTTTCTCATTGCAGTCCTTGTGCTGGGCGCAGTGGCTTATCTCATATGGAAGATGCCGCCGGAGGGCAGATACCGTCCCCTGGCTGTGTGCCTGATGATGATAAGCGCTGGCGCTGTGGGGAATATGATTGACCGTGTCAGCCAGGGATATGTGGTGGATTTCCTGTATTTTAAACTGATTAATTTCCCCATTTTCAATGTGGCTGACTGCTATGTCACGGTGGGCGCTGCCTGTCTTGTGTTTTTAATTATGTTTTATTACAAGGATGAGGACATGGCATGTTTCTCATTCAAAAAACATTAACAGACGTATCAGCAGCAACATTGCCGGACAAACCATGAATATAATCAGACAGGAGGACATATCCCTTTGAAACAGGAATTTTATCCCACGGATATGGAGGACCATGTGCGTATCGATAAATACCTTGCTGAAGCCTGCCCTGATTTAAGCCGCTCCTACATTCAGAAGCTCCTTAAATCAGGGCAGGTCCTGGTTAACGGCCAGGGCGTGAAGGCAAGCTATATTGTGGTGGAAGAGGACCGGATTGAGCTGGAGGTGCCGGAAGCCGTGGAGCCGGAGATT is a window of Enterocloster clostridioformis DNA encoding:
- the lspA gene encoding signal peptidase II, with the translated sequence MTKQKQSLIISFLIGFAILAGLDQWTKGLAVQSLKGQKPFVIWNGVFEFYYSENRGAAFGMMQEKQLFFFLIAVLVLGAVAYLIWKMPPEGRYRPLAVCLMMISAGAVGNMIDRVSQGYVVDFLYFKLINFPIFNVADCYVTVGAACLVFLIMFYYKDEDMACFSFKKH